The following DNA comes from Alienimonas californiensis.
CGCCGAATCGCCGCGTCGTCGATTCGTCAGCCTGACTGAACGGACGGAACAACCGTTCGAGCTGTCGGTCGGTCATCCCGATCCCGGTGTCCGCCACTCGAAATACGATCCAATCTCGGTCGTCCTGCGTCTCTCGCCGGACGTCAAAGCGGATTTCGCCGCCGTCGCTGAACTTCGCCGCATTATTGAGAAGGTTGTACAACGACTGCTTCACCTTCGTGACGTCGGCGTGCATCGAGCCGACGTCGTCCGGGACGTTGAACTCGAGACGGTTCCGGTTCTTCTGCACGAGCGGTTCGACCATGTCGGCGATCTCCTGGATCATGGCGACGATCCCGAACGTCTCGCAATAGACGGTCATCTTTCCCGCTTCGATCTTCGACAGGTCGAGCACGTCGTTAATGAGCGACAGCAAATGTTTACCGGCGGCGCTGATCTTCTGAAGGTCGGGCACAAGTTCCTGGTGGCCCATGTCTTCCGCATCCTCCTGCAGCATCTCGCTGTAGCCGATCACCGCGTTGAGCGGCGTGCGCAGTTCGTGGCTCATATTGGCCAGGAAATGGCTCTTGGCGTGGTTGGCGACTTCGGCGGCTTCCTTGGCAGCCTGCAGATCGCGTTGTACGCGTTTACGTTCCGTGATGTCTGAAAATGCGACCACGGCCCCTTCGACCTTGCCGTCCTCGATAATCGGCGAAGCCACGCAGGCGACGGGGAACGAAGTGCCGTCCTTGCGCCAGAACACCTCGTCATCCACGCGTACGACTCCACCGGTCTGTAACGTATGAGAGATCGGACAGTCGTCGACCGGATAGGGGCTGCCGTCGGAACGGCTGTGATGCATCAGCGCGTGCGACGATTCACCCAGCACATTGCAATCCTCCAGGCCCAAGATGGCAGCGGCCGACGGATTAAGGAACGTCAGGTTCCCGCTCAGGTCGATGCCGTAGATACCTTCCGCCGTAGACTCCAGCAAGAGTTGATTGTAGCGGGCCAACCGCTCCTGCGCCTTCTCGCTCCGCTTCCGCTCGGTAATGTCGTTCTGAAGTCCCACGAAGTGCGTCAGCTTGCCGAACCGATCCCGCACGGGCGAAACCCGCAGTTCGTTCCAGAACGGCGTCCCGTCCTTGCGATAGTTCCGTATGACCACTCGGCACTCCACGCCCGTGCGAACCGATTCTCGCAACTGAGCAACCGCTTGCGGATCGGTCCCTTTGCCTTGCAGGAACCGGCAATTGCTGCCCAGCACCTCGTCCGCGGCGTAGCCGGTCATCTGTTCGAACGGACGGTTGGCGTAGATCAGCGGGCAATCCTTCTGGCGGGCGTCGGCGATGACAATCCCCGTGTGGCTCTGCTCGAGAACGAACTTCAGCAGCAACAGATCTTCGGCCGCCTGCTTGCGTTCCGTGATGTCGATCAAAAGGCCGTCGTAGGACACCGCGCCGGCGGGAAGCGGTTGCGGGCGGGCGGCGCCGTACACCCACCGCACCTGCCCCGACGGCGACAGGATCCGCCCTTCCCAGTTCCACGGCTTCAGTTCGTCGGCCGCTTCCGCCATCGAGCGGTCGAACGAAGGGCGATCGTCGGGATGAATTGCCTCGAGCAATTGTTGCGTCGTGACATGTCGTTCGTCGGAACTCCGTTGCAGCAGTTCGCGACCCCCGTCGCTAATATAGGGGAATACGAAGTGTCCGTCGGCTTGACGAATCGCCTGGAACACCAGCCCCGGGACGTTGGCCGCGATCCTTTGGAATCGTTCCTCGCTGCGCTTCAACGCCGCTTCGGCCAGCTTGCGGTTGGTAATGTTTTCGTGCGAGATCACCGCCCGGGTGGGGCCGTCGCCGGCAAACCGCGTCACGCGAGCGGTGAACCAACGCCGCTCTTGAGGCGCATGACACGGGTACTCGATTTCAAAGCCATCGCGTCGTCCCGAAAGCACGGCGCGAATGCCTGCCGCGACCTCCGCCGCCCCTCCGGATTTGAGCCCCGCCGCGCGATCGCAGACCTCTAGATAATTGGCGTCCACGCCGACGCCGTCCCGATCGGGCGCGTCATTGGCCTGCGCGAAGTTACGCCACGCGCGGTTAACGGCGAGGATGCGCCCCGATTCGTCGATGATCGCGATCTGCGACGCGAGTCCGTCCACCGTTCCCAGCGCGAACCGCTCCATTTCACGCCGCGCTAGCTCGGCCTCTTTCCCCTTGACGAGCTGACCGATCTGCAGGGCAAAGCTGACGAGCTGATCGATCCGCTCCTGGCTTCGCGGCTGTGATTCGCGGCTGAAAAAGGCGATCGTCCCGCGGACCACGTCATCCACGACGACCGGCACTCCGACAGCCGATTGCAAGCCCTCACCTCCCGCGGCCGAGGCGCGCATGAACGTCCGTTCGGCGGACAGTGATTCGATCCAGACCGGCTCCGCCCCCTGCCAGACACGCCCGGGCAAGCCCGCGCCGCAGCGGAACCTGCTGCGGCCGGTTGCCTCGGTAAAGGCCGAATCGGTCTGCGGATATTGGCAGACGCAGAGCATCTCTCCGCTCCCAGGACTCACGGTCCAGAGCTCGCCGAGGTCCCAGTTCAGGCAGCGACAGATGACGTCCAGCATCTGTGCGGCGGCCTCCTCGAGCGACGCCGACTCGGCGAGGATGCGGGTCACGCGATGCTGCGCCTCCAGCTGCTTCATTTGTCGCCGCAACTCGAGTTGAGTCACGACCTGCCTCGCGAGTCTCTGCAACCCCGCGACCTGGTCAGGCCGGAGATCACGCGGCTGGCGATCGATCGCGCATAACGTGCCGAGCGCGAAGCCGTCGGATGTAATGAGCGGCGCTCCGGCGTAAAAGCGAATACGCGGCTCGCCCGTCACGAGCGGGTTGCCGGCGAAACGCGGGTCCTGACGCGCGTCGGGTACGACAAAGACTTCCCTGTTAAGTATCGCGTGAGTGCAGAACGCGATTTCCCGCGGCGTCTGGTCGGCTTCAATTCCGACCTTTGACTTAAACCACTGACGATTCGCGTCAACCAGGCTGATCAGGGCGATCGGCGTTCCGCAAAGCTGCGAAGCCAGCGCCGTTAAGTCGTCGAAGTCCTGCTCAGGCAGCGTGTCCAGGATCTGATAGCGGCGCAGCGCGGCAATCCGCTCGGATTCGTTCTCCGGTAGTGGGACCGTCGAGGACAGTCGGCAGCCGGTCTCCGGCTGCTCGACCTTATCGGGCGATTGCGGTTTGTCCGATCTTGACCGCTTCGAAGACGCCATCACGAGTCCCTTCGGATCGACTTCAGGATCGATTCGATTTGTACGAGCAACCGCGGCATTTCAACCGGCTTCGTGTGGTACTCCGCGCAGCCGGCCTCGATCAGCCGCTCGCGGTTGCCCGGGATCTCGTGAGCGGTCAGGACGACGATCGGCAAATGCTGTGTGTCCGGCGATTCCTTCAACAGCCGCGTCGCCTCCCAACCGTCCAGGTCCGGCATGTTGAGGTCCATCAGGATCAGGTCGGGGGTCTCGGTGCGAGCCATCGCCACGCCTTCGGACCCGTTCGTCGCCAGGACCACGTCGAACCCACGCCGTCGCAGTCGGCGCGAAAGCATATCGCGGTTATCCTCGTTGTCCTCAATAATTAGAATGCGAGGCATGAACCTGGCTCCTTTCCGGGCGGTGGAGATTTGCGGACGGGGTCGATTCGATCATTCCCGAGATCTGCTTCTGGGTCTGTCCGATGGATGTGGTCACAAAGCTCGCCCCGCGCGAGCGCAGTTTTACGAGCACGTCGTCGAAACGGCTCTTTTTTCCCCAGTACCCGACGATGATCGGCAGCTCCGGGAACGTCTTCCGCAAGCGACGACAGAGATAACTGGCTTGCAGGAAGCCGCTGGGAGGAATCACCGCCACGAAAACCGCATCGGGCTTTCGCTGACGGATCACCTCGACGATTTCTCCCGGGAGCGTCCGGGTGGTCAGGGCGTGCACGTGATGACCAGTCGGGCCGATCGCGGCCGCGAGCATTTCAATTGCCAACTCCTCGACTTCGTGATGCGAAGGACAGGCCACAATGTCAAAGCGGGGTTGCCGGGACTGCGACGACGCCGCGTTGTCGGATGTCGGTGGGACTGTCGCTGCTACGGAGTCGCCACCGTCCGCCGAACTGAGGGGCCGCCCCCAGGCGGCCACGGCCCCCAGACGCTGGAGCAATCCGCCATGATTGCCGGGCTGCGGCCGCCCCAACTCGCCGACGATGAAACGGGTCGATTGTAAGATGTACGCTTCGTCCTCGGCCGAAATCCGCTCCTGAGTGCGGTCCCTCCGCGTTTGCAACAGCGCCGGCAGCAACACCGAATCGCAGACGTGGGCCGGCTCCCGCGACGTACGCAGAGCCGTCTGGGCCAGATCCCCGGCCTCTTGCTGATCGCGGGCGAGTAGGCGTTGGTAGTAACTCGCATGAGGCGGCAAGACTTGTTCGTCTCCCAGTAGATCCAGAAAAAATCGAAATTGGGGAACGTGCTGACCCAAGACTACGAGGCAGACCGTCAACGGGGTGGCTATCAGCAGCCCGACCGGCCCCCAAAGCAGCGTCCAGAACCCTGCCGCGATGATCAAGCCGACGGCCGAGATGCCGACGCTCTGGCCAAACAGAACCGGCTCCATCACCATGTTGCTGAAAAGTTCGAGTCCGACGATGAACGCAATCACCAAGAACGGCTCTGACCAGCCATCGAAGGCGACCAAACTCATCCCGATGGGAAAGATTGCCCCCAAAAACGGGCCGACGTAAGGCACATAGCGCAGGAGCGCGGCCAACAGAGCCCACAACAACGGGTATGGGACGCCCACCAAGAGCAGCACGACGCCGAGCGCAAAGCCGTAGCTCGCGTTGATGATAAGCTGCATCAAAAGATATCGACCGATCCGCCGTCCCGCAGCGTCAAAGGCGCGGGTCGTGGCGGAGAGATGATTCCGCCCAAACAAGCTGATGATGCGGTTGCGCAGATCCTCACGGCTGATGAGGATGAAGATGACGAGTGCGATCGCCAGCGCCATCGTCCCCAACGGGCCCAAGAGCGGGCTGACCGCGGCAACGAGACTGCTGAACTGCGATTCCGGCTCGGCCTGAACCAAGATTGCACGATCGCCTGAGGCGTCAGCGTCCGGCCCCTCGAGGTTTGAGCCGACGCGGTCAAGCACGGCCTCCAGGTCGGCCATGACTCCGCCGCTCATGAACCGTCGCAGATCGGCGACCTTGCCTTCAAGATTGCTCATATACGCCTGATCTGTCCGCAACTCCCGGGCCAGCGTCTGAAACTCGTTTCCCACACTCACGCCGACGCCCGTCAGCGCAGCGGAGATCAGCACGACCACCGTGACGACCGCAGGGATTCGCGGAACTCGCGCTCGCTCGACGAGCCTCACGAGCGGGTGCAGCAGGAACGCGAGGATAATGCCCAGGGCGAGCGGAACGAAGATCACCTGTGCGAGGTACAGCATCAGGACGGCGATCGACGCGAGGATCGCGATCGCTAACGGCGGGAGCCAGAGAGACACCGGGTCGAGGCTTCGATTCGTCATTGCCAGTCAGCAATTGCGCGGGACAGTTTGGCTTCTCCGCAATGACGGATCATCGCCCTCAGGAGTCGAACTACGGCTTTGATCTTCGGCGGCGCCTGACAGGCTGCCGTCAACTACCAACAGCGATCTGAAACCGTCTAACGCCGCAGGAAGATCTGTATTGGAATGCCGTCTGGCGGAGAGGCTCGGGCGATGGCGGACGACGATCCGGGCTAATCGAAGGCAGGGAGGCTGGCAAATGCCGTAGATTCGGACCGGCTCTTGGCACTGGTTCAGATCGAGACCGTTTAGCAGACATCCCTTATAGGCAGACAGTCGGCGCACCTCATCCCCGAGCGTCAAGTTCCCGGAGGCCGCGCGTGAAGATCTCGCCGGGTGAAAACCAGCCTGATGGCTTGCGGAAGATCTCGATGCCGTGCGGCCGCGAAATGTGTGATTCGATCGCGGAAACGCTTCTCCAACAAGCCGCGACTGTCCAGTAAGCTTTCTAAACTGCTCTAGGTTCTCCCTGGGAATTGGCCTCAGCCTCTTGAGGGCTGGGCGATTAAGCGCCAACGTTCCGCCTCGTTATCGCTGCGGAACGTGCGCGGGCTGCAATAGTTGCGGGCATTGGCATGTGTATTGACATGATGGCGGTGCTTGAGAGAGCTCCGCTATCTAGCGGGTCGCGGCAGCAATGAGCGACGAGAAGTATCTTACTGAGAATGAGTCGATCAGTCCTAACGGCATCAAGAAGACTATACCTATACGCTGCCGACTCGGAGGCAGGGGCCGTGCTGAGCGGTCTGCGACACCACTGATAAAATTTCACCAACCGGATCACCGCATGGAGGATTCTCGGAGAGAGTCGTGGTGGCAATGTGAGAGCGGACGCGATACAGATCGCTTGACGATTGACGTCTTTGCTGAGACTCGTTCAGCATTCATCGTGCCGATGTCACATCCGCTCAGAGAGACGGCAGACCGCCGGGGTATCTGCGAAATCGGCGGCAACGGGTGACAGCTGGTCGCTCAAGGTGGTCGCTCCCCGGTCAGGCGTGGCTACGAACTGGCAAAGGCTAGCAGTTCGTCGCGCCACGGGCGAGCGCCCGCGGCGTAACGATCGTGAGCAGATCCCTGACGTCAAACCATCCCGGCCGCCGAGAGCCCGCAGGCACGGGGCGTTGGGCGAGACACCGCTTCGACCGTTACTGCGAATGAGCTTGCCTTTGCCTGATCACAGATACCGCGGCCTGGCGCCGGATTTTCGTTCAATCGCGATGAGAGCGGGGACAGGGGTCAGGGCGTGCGGGGCGGGAACGAGGCCGTAAGCTGAGTGGACGCCTCGTACGCCCGCGCGAACGCCGCGGGGCCATTTCCTCGGCAAGGTTCGCGGCCGCACTGTTTAGTACTCACGCTTTCAACCGCTCGTCAAAGCCTGAGCCTCCCGCAGATTGCCGACGCCCGAGAAGTTACCGACGAAGGCGTAGGCGCGACGTTCGTCCGTCCCCACGGCAGCCGGAGTCGGCGGTCTGCGACCCAGCCGGTGCCGGCTGGCCGAGGGCACGTCTCCGAGTGGAAGCGACGCTGAGGGGCGGCGTGGCGGACCGGGACGCGAACGCCGAGATCGAAGCCGGCTGCCGCATTGCCGGCGACGACCTCCACACGGCACTGGAACTGTTGCTTCGCCAAGACGTGCGGACGATGGCGGACCCGCACATCCTGAACAGGGGCGGCCGCGGCGGCGTTAGCCCGTCTGACTTTGCACTTTCCGAATCCGCCCCAGCGCAGGAAAATGCGTGAGCGTGATCTTGCCGAGTGTCGGAGAAACACCGGTTCGGCCTTAAAGGCGACAGAGTCGCAAATATGTCTCGTGGATGAACTTCGCCCCGTCCTCGCCGCAGTCGGTTCGCTTTTCCACGTGACGCCGGCGGGTCGTGCGGCACAGATCTCAGAGCGAGGGTTCGACCCAGCCGAAGCACCCCGGATTAACGGTGGCCTTTACTCCATCGGCCCCTTCGCTGGCAGGGGGTTCAACTGCTTCGTCACCAAACCGCGACTGCACGGCGTCTTCCAGATGTTCGATGACGGCCTGGGCGGTGGGCTTGGGGACAGGGTCATCCTTTGCGTTCCGGCCCGTGTTGTCGCTGAGCGGACATTCGACCTCGACCGCACCCAAGAGACCACCGGCGAGGCACTCCGCGGGATCGAGGTTCCCGGTCCGGCGTTGTGCTGCAGGCTGCTTGCAGACGTGAGCTACGTCGTCTGCTTCGCCCCCATCCCGCCGCAGCACGTCTCGGTGGTCGGTCCTGCGGAGGAGTATCGCGCCGAAATATGCGCTGCAGCAGACAGGGGGGCATGACGGCTTTGTGCTACCACAATCGCATTGGTCCCCGCCGCTGCTGAATTGAGTCGCTTGTTTATTGTGAAGCGTTATGGACGGCCCGGGAACCTCCGGCCCCCTCAGGAATCTGTCCGCGGCTCCCGGCGCCGCCAATGAATAAGGATGTCGTACAACCGGCCGTGTGGTAAAGTAAAAACTCCGCCCCGCCCGACCCCCCGGGCGGGACAGAGGTCGCCGTTCTACCTCGGGAGTGCAGATCGGTTCTCGACGCGGCCTTTCAGCCCGTCGCTCGCTTCGCTCGCCTGCCGGCGGCTCAGCTCCTCAGCGGTGGTCAAACCAAACCGCCGCCGCAACTCTTTCGTGAGTTCAACCCCTGCTTGGCGTGAGAAGGCGTGCAGCGCCCGAACCTGCTTCTCCGTGCAGGGGAGCGAGCCGCGACCATTGGTCGTGGTGCCGTTGGTCGAGGAACCGTTGGCAGTCGAGCCGTTGCCGGCGTGGGCGGCGCTCGCTGTCCCGTCGCGGGCGGCAGCCGGAGTGTCGAAGAGGCCCGCGGGGCGGCCGGCCCTGCGGCGGTGATTCCCATATTGTCGTGGTCGGCGCGATTGCGATCGGGGCGGGGATCGTGTTTCAGAGGAGGAACTTCAGCGATCTCGTCGGCTGGCGCTCCGAGTGGATGCCGGGGCCGACCTGCCGGCGCCGGTTTGCTTCCTCACCTGGCAGGGCATGACGCAGCAGGGGGCGATCGTCGGGGGGGCCGGTTGGGATGCTCGGTTCACTGGTGTGAATCCGGCTTTCCGGCAACGCCTTCGAGGAGGTCCTCGGCTTGAATCCCCGCACCACCCTCATGCCGGTCACGCGGCCGGGGATTGTGACCATCCTGCCGGGCTTCTTGACGCGGATCGCAGCGCGGCCGGCCTCGCCCGTTTCTCCGCGAGGTGTCGCGACCGTCCCGACCGAGAGCCGGGTTCAGGCCAGCAGATCCCGAATCACCTCGCCGCCGAACTGGCTGAGTTGCTTGTGGCGGCCGGCGTGGAAGTAGGTCAGGCGGTTGTCGTCCAATCCCAACAGGTGCAGCAGGGTGACGTGCAGGTCGCGGATCGGGTGGACGCACTCGACGGCCTCGGCGCCGAACTCGTCGGTCGCCCCGACCACGCCCGGCCGCACGCCGCCGCCGGCCAGCAGCATGGTCATCGCCTTGTTGTTGTGGCCGCGGCCGAGGGAGTAGACGCCGCCGCGGCGGTTGTTGTCGGGGGTGCGGCCGAACTCGCCGGTCCAGACGACCAGCGTGTCCTCCAACAGGCCCCGCCGCTTCAGATCGTGGATCAGCCCGGCGAACGGCTTGTCCACGCTGGCGATGCGGGAGCCGTGGCCGCGTTCGAGATAGTCGTGGCTGTCCCAGCCGCCGCTGAAGACCTGCACGAACCGCACGCCCCGCTCGATCAACCGGCGGGCCGTCAGGCACTGCCGGCCGAAGGTTTCCGTCTCCTTGCGGTCCAGGCCGTAGAGGGCGTGAGTCTCGGCGGTCTCGGCGGCGAGGTCGACGGCCTCCGGCACGTCGGACTGCATGCGGAAGGCCAGTTCGTAGCCGGCGGTGCGGGCGGCGAGGCGGGGGTCTTCGCCGGCGGCGGGGTGTCCGGCGTTCAGGGCGGCCAATTCGTCCAGCATCCGCCGCTGGTGCGCCCGGCTGCGGTGCGGCGGGGCGTCGAGGTCCAGGATCGGCGAGCCGACCGGCCGCAGCCGTGTGCCGCGGTACTCCGGCGGCAGAAAGCCGTTCGACCAGTTTCCGGCCCCGCCCTGGGGGGCGGCCAGCTCCGTCATCACCACGTAGCTCGGCAGGTTCTCGTTCAGGCTGCCCAGCCCGTAGTTCGCCCACGCGCCGACCGCGGGGTCGGCGCCCAGCCGGCTGCCGGTGTTCATGTGGAACAGCGCCTCCGGGTGGTTCAGCGACTCCGCCTGCAAACCGCGGTAGTTGCACAGTTCGTTCGCCACGTCCGGGGCGGCGAGGTGTTCCCAGCGGTCGCTCATCCACAGGCCGTTGTCGCCGGCCTGACGAAAGCCGAACGGGCTGCCGACGTAGAACCGCTCCCCGGTCTCCAGGCCGTCGGTGCGGGTCGATTCCTTCTTGTGCAGCCGGTTCAGCGTCGGCTTGGGGTCGAAGGTGTCGGCCTGGCTCGGCCCGCCCTCCATGAACAGCATGATCACCCGCTTGGCCTTCGCCGGGTGCATCGGCTGCGGGGCGGCTTCCACGGCGTCGGCCGCGGCGCCCTCACGGGACAGCAGGTCCGTGAGGGCCACCGCCCCCAGCGAGGCCCCCAGCCCGCACAGGGTCTGGCGACGGGTGAGCAATCCGAGGTCGGGACGGGGCATCGCGGGGGGCCTAGACGGGGTGAGCTGCGGTGCGGACGAAAACGGACAAACGGGGCGGAACGCGGCCTATTCGACGTAGGCGAACTCGTTGCTGTTGAACAGCAACAGGCAGACGTCGGCGAGGGCCCGCTGGGCGGGGGGCAGGTCCGCCGGCTTCACGCCGGGGTCGTAGGCGGCGAACGTGGGCAGGATTTCCTCGTACTCGAACGGCTCCCCGGAGAACTCCTCCACCAGCGACCGCATGATGCGGGTCGGATAGGTCGGCGGCTGCGGGGCGGCGTGCGCGTGCTCCTCCGCGGCGGCGGCGAGGAAGTCGACCAGCCGTTCCCGCTCGACCGCGGTCGCCGGCCGGCCCAGCGCCAGCTCGAACGCCCGGTCCACCGCGTCGGGCCCGCGAACGTCCTCCTCCGCAATGCGGGCGGCCATCGCGGCGGCCCGGTCGTTCACCGCGTCGCCGTTCAGCAGGGTGAACGCCTGCGGCACAGTGGCGGCGGTCTCCCGCAGTTCGCAGGAGTCGTTCGGGCCGGGTTGGCCGAAGGTTTCCAACAGCGGGTCCGCCTGACCGCGGACGAGATAGGCGTAGACCGTGCGGCGGTTGCGGATTTCCGGCTCCGGCGAGGGCTGGTAGGCCGGGGCGAGGGAAAACTGCAACATCCGCGGCTGGAGGGCGACCTCCATATTCATCTCCGGCCGGACCGGCAGCCCGCCGGTGGTCGGCGCCAACTCCCCGGAGGCGGCCAGCATCGCGTCCCGCAGTTCCTCGGCGGAAAGCCGACGCCGGGGGAACGCGGCGAGCAGTCGGCCGTCGGGGTCGGCCGTTGCGATCGAATCCGGGTCCGCGTGCCGGGCGCTGCGGCGATAGGCCTCGGACAGCATCAACCCCCGGTGCAGCCGTTTGAGCTGCCAACCGCCGGCGACGAAGTCCGCCGCCAGTCGGTCCAGCAGTTCCGGGTGCGAGGGCTTGCCGCCCTTCACGCCGAAATTATTTCCGTTCTCCGCCAGCGGCATCCCGAAGTGCCAGCCCCACAAGCGGTTCACGAAGGACCGGGCGGTGATCGGGTTCCGCGGGTCGGCGATCCAGCGGGCCAGCGCCAGCCGTCGGCCGTCGACGCTCTCGGGCAGGAGATAATCGTCCGTCCCCGGCACCGGCAGCCCCGTGGCGCTGAGCACCCCCGGCTTCACCGGCTCGCCGGGGGCGTCCAACGCCCCGCCTTCGAAGATAAAGCACTCCGGCGGTTCGGTCCCGGCCGACTTGGCGTCGATCCGCAGCTTGCGGGCCCCGTTCCACGCCAGTCTCGCGGCGCCGGCGTTATAGACGCTCTGGGCCATCGGCTCGAAGCGTTCCAGCCGCCGGGTCCAGATCCAGACGTCCTGCTCGCGGACTTTCAGTTCGCCCTGCTCCGCGGTCGTCAAACCCACGTGGCGGGGGGGCTTTTCTTCGTCCCGCAGGGATTGGCGGGCGTCCGGGTCCAGGTAGGGCAGGCCCCGTTCGTCGAACCAGGCGCGGGCGGCGGCTTCCTGCTTGTCCATGATCGCGTCCCGCCGCTCCGTGGCGAAGGCGAGCATTTCCTCGACGTGAGCCCGCTCCTCGTCGAACCGTTCCCGGTTCTCCTCCGGCAGGAAGGGGACCGGCCGCTCGGCCTGGTGCGTCGTGCTGAAGGCGGAGTAGAGGCGGTAATAATCGCGGGTGGGCAGCGGATCGAACTTATGATCGTGGCACTTCGCGCACCGCATGGTCGTGGATAGAAACGCCTGCCCGGTCACGTTCACCACGTCGTCCAGATAAATCTGCCGGGCCTCCTCGTTTTTAATCATCGCGTTGTCCCACGGGCCGAGCCGCAGGAACCCGCTGGCGACGATCTGCTCCGCCTCCCCCGGCGTGTAGTCGCCGGACAGTCGGGCCTTTTGAACGGCCTCTTCGTCGCCGGTGCGTTCGAGCACGGAGGCGTCGGCCAGCTCGTCGCCGGCGAGCTGTTCGAGGACGAATTCGTCGTACGGTTTGTCGTGATTGAACGCCCGGATGACGTAGTCGCGGTAGCGCCACATATTGGAACGCTCGAAGTCGTTGCTCATCCCGCCGGTGTCGGCGTAGCGGGCGACGTCCAGCCAGTGCCGGGCCCACCGCTCGCCGTAGGCCGGGGAGGCCAGCAGCCGGTCGATCAGCCGCTCCCACGCCCCGTCGGGATCGGTCTCGTGATCGGCGAGGAAGGCGTCGGACTGCTCCGGGGTGGGGGGCAGGCCGGTCAGGTCGAAGCTCGCCCGCCGCAGCAGGTCCCGCGGGTTCGCCCGGCCGGCCGGTTCGAGGCCCGCCTCGGTCAGCTTCGCCCCGACTCGTTCGTCGACGAATGCGGCGAGGGCACCGGCCGACAGCGGCTCGTTCGCCTCCGGCAAGGGCTGAAGGTGCCAGAGGTCCGCCGGGGCGTAGCGGCGGCCGGTCCAGGCTTCGGATTGCCCGCCGCTGGTGGCGACCAGTCGCCCGTCGGCCGTTTCGACCGCCTCGCGGTCCCGCTCCCGAATCCGTTCCCGCGTCGCCTCGTCCGGCCAGACGGCCCCGTCGGCGATCCACCGGCGCACGGCGGCGACCTCCTTCTCGGAGAGCCGGTCGGCCTCCTTCGGGGGCATCTCGTAAGTGGCCCACGTGATCGCGTCCATCAGCGTGCCCCCCGCGGGGTCGCCGGGGACGATCGCCGCGGAGCCGCTCTCCCCGCCGGTCAGCAGGGCCTTTAAAGAGTCCGTTCGCAGCGCCCCGCCGGGCTCGTCGGCGCCGGCGCCGTGGCAGCCGCCGCAGCGGGTCTCCAACAGCGGGAGGACCGTCAGGGTGAAGTGCGTTTCGGCGTCGGGCTCCGCCGGCCACGCCGCGGCCCCGTCGCCCTCGGCCGCCGCGGCGGAGCCGGGCGTGAGGGCGAGGCCGCAGGCGCCTGCCAGGACCAACGCAATCGGCAGTCGGCAGGCGGCGTCAGTTCGCATCGGGCGTTCCCTGAGAGAAGAGGGTGCGGATCTCGGCCGCGGAGAGCGGGGCGGCGAAGGCCGCCGTCTCGCCGATCCGGCCGTTGAAGTTGCGGACGGTGAACTCCGGGTCCGTGCTGTAGACCGGCTCCGTCCAGTTGCCGATCGTCGCCCGGCCGATCTGCACGCGGGTCGCCGCGTCGCGGACCGCCGGGGCGAGGGCGTGCCGGCTGACCGGTTCCCCGTCGACGTAGTGCCGGACCTCCCCGGCGACCGGATCGAGGGCGACGGCCAGC
Coding sequences within:
- a CDS encoding DUF1501 domain-containing protein, which gives rise to MPRPDLGLLTRRQTLCGLGASLGAVALTDLLSREGAAADAVEAAPQPMHPAKAKRVIMLFMEGGPSQADTFDPKPTLNRLHKKESTRTDGLETGERFYVGSPFGFRQAGDNGLWMSDRWEHLAAPDVANELCNYRGLQAESLNHPEALFHMNTGSRLGADPAVGAWANYGLGSLNENLPSYVVMTELAAPQGGAGNWSNGFLPPEYRGTRLRPVGSPILDLDAPPHRSRAHQRRMLDELAALNAGHPAAGEDPRLAARTAGYELAFRMQSDVPEAVDLAAETAETHALYGLDRKETETFGRQCLTARRLIERGVRFVQVFSGGWDSHDYLERGHGSRIASVDKPFAGLIHDLKRRGLLEDTLVVWTGEFGRTPDNNRRGGVYSLGRGHNNKAMTMLLAGGGVRPGVVGATDEFGAEAVECVHPIRDLHVTLLHLLGLDDNRLTYFHAGRHKQLSQFGGEVIRDLLA
- a CDS encoding PSD1 and planctomycete cytochrome C domain-containing protein, coding for MRTDAACRLPIALVLAGACGLALTPGSAAAAEGDGAAAWPAEPDAETHFTLTVLPLLETRCGGCHGAGADEPGGALRTDSLKALLTGGESGSAAIVPGDPAGGTLMDAITWATYEMPPKEADRLSEKEVAAVRRWIADGAVWPDEATRERIRERDREAVETADGRLVATSGGQSEAWTGRRYAPADLWHLQPLPEANEPLSAGALAAFVDERVGAKLTEAGLEPAGRANPRDLLRRASFDLTGLPPTPEQSDAFLADHETDPDGAWERLIDRLLASPAYGERWARHWLDVARYADTGGMSNDFERSNMWRYRDYVIRAFNHDKPYDEFVLEQLAGDELADASVLERTGDEEAVQKARLSGDYTPGEAEQIVASGFLRLGPWDNAMIKNEEARQIYLDDVVNVTGQAFLSTTMRCAKCHDHKFDPLPTRDYYRLYSAFSTTHQAERPVPFLPEENRERFDEERAHVEEMLAFATERRDAIMDKQEAAARAWFDERGLPYLDPDARQSLRDEEKPPRHVGLTTAEQGELKVREQDVWIWTRRLERFEPMAQSVYNAGAARLAWNGARKLRIDAKSAGTEPPECFIFEGGALDAPGEPVKPGVLSATGLPVPGTDDYLLPESVDGRRLALARWIADPRNPITARSFVNRLWGWHFGMPLAENGNNFGVKGGKPSHPELLDRLAADFVAGGWQLKRLHRGLMLSEAYRRSARHADPDSIATADPDGRLLAAFPRRRLSAEELRDAMLAASGELAPTTGGLPVRPEMNMEVALQPRMLQFSLAPAYQPSPEPEIRNRRTVYAYLVRGQADPLLETFGQPGPNDSCELRETAATVPQAFTLLNGDAVNDRAAAMAARIAEEDVRGPDAVDRAFELALGRPATAVERERLVDFLAAAAEEHAHAAPQPPTYPTRIMRSLVEEFSGEPFEYEEILPTFAAYDPGVKPADLPPAQRALADVCLLLFNSNEFAYVE